One part of the Mycolicibacterium aromaticivorans JS19b1 = JCM 16368 genome encodes these proteins:
- the dapD gene encoding 2,3,4,5-tetrahydropyridine-2,6-dicarboxylate N-succinyltransferase, whose translation MTSAAGVGLATITEDGTVLDTWFPDPELGAYSPSGSTRLSVAEVPDDLAAATGPDAARGVETIVVRTVIADLNDKPLDTYDAYLRLHLLSHRLIEPHGCNLDGIFGVLTNVVWTNFGPCQIEGFEDVRLRLRSRGHVAVYGVDKFPRMVDYVLPTGVRIADADRVRLGAHLAPGTTVMHEGFVNFNAGTLGASMVEGRISAGVVVDDGSDIGGGASIMGTLSGGGTQVISVGKRCLLGANAGLGISLGDDCIIEAGLYVTAGTKVTTPDGTTVKARNLSGANNLLFRRNSVTGAVEVVGRDGKGIALNTALHAN comes from the coding sequence GTGACTTCTGCTGCTGGCGTCGGATTGGCCACCATCACCGAGGACGGGACCGTCCTCGACACCTGGTTCCCGGACCCGGAACTGGGCGCCTACAGCCCGTCGGGCAGCACCCGGCTCTCGGTCGCCGAGGTGCCCGACGATCTGGCCGCGGCGACCGGCCCCGATGCGGCGCGCGGGGTGGAGACCATCGTCGTGCGCACGGTGATCGCGGACCTGAACGACAAGCCGCTCGACACCTATGACGCCTACCTGCGGCTGCACCTGCTCTCGCACCGGCTGATCGAGCCGCATGGTTGCAACCTCGACGGCATCTTCGGAGTACTCACCAACGTGGTGTGGACGAACTTCGGCCCGTGTCAGATCGAGGGGTTCGAAGACGTCCGGCTGCGGCTGCGCAGCCGCGGTCATGTGGCGGTCTACGGCGTGGACAAGTTCCCGCGGATGGTCGACTACGTGTTGCCGACCGGGGTGCGGATCGCCGACGCCGACCGGGTGCGCCTCGGTGCGCATCTGGCGCCGGGCACCACCGTCATGCACGAAGGCTTTGTGAACTTCAACGCCGGCACACTCGGGGCGTCGATGGTGGAGGGCCGCATCTCGGCGGGTGTGGTCGTCGACGACGGCTCCGACATCGGGGGCGGCGCATCGATCATGGGCACGCTGTCCGGCGGTGGCACCCAGGTCATCTCAGTCGGCAAGCGCTGCCTGCTGGGCGCCAACGCGGGCCTGGGTATCTCGCTGGGCGACGACTGCATCATCGAAGCCGGCCTGTACGTGACGGCGGGCACCAAGGTCACCACGCCGGACGGCACGACGGTCAAGGCCCGCAACCTGTCCGGAGCGAACAACCTTCTGTTCCGCCGTAATTCGGTGACCGGCGCCGTCGAGGTGGTCGGGCGCGATGGTAAGGGCATCGCGCTCAACACCGCGTTGCACGCGAATTAG